A single genomic interval of Homo sapiens chromosome 15, GRCh38.p14 Primary Assembly harbors:
- the CALML4 gene encoding calmodulin-like protein 4 isoform 2 (isoform 2 is encoded by transcript variant 2), whose translation MAKFLSQDQINDGNGELDFSTFLTIMHMQIKQEDPKKEILLAMLMVDKEKKGYVMASDLRSKLTSLGEKLTHKEVDDLFREADIEPNGKVKYDEFIHKITLPGRDY comes from the exons ATG GCCAAGTTTCTTTCCCAAGACCAAATTAATG ACGGAAATGGAGAGCTGGATTTCTCCACTTTTCTGACCATTATGCACATGCAAATAAAACAAGAAGACccaaagaaagaaattcttcTAGCCATGTTGATGGTGGACAAGGAGAAGAAAGGTTACGTCATGGCGTCCGACCTGCGGTCAAAACTCACGAGTCTGGGGGAGAAGCTCACCCACAAGGAAG TGGATGATCTCTTCAGGGAAGCAGATATCGAACCCAATGGCAAAGTGAAGTATGATGAATTTATCCACAAGATCACCCTTCCTGGACGGGACTATTGA
- the CALML4 gene encoding calmodulin-like protein 4 isoform 1 (isoform 1 is encoded by transcript variant 1) encodes MAKFLSQDQINEYKECFSLYDKQQRGKIKATDLMVAMRCLGASPTPGEVQRHLQTHGIDGNGELDFSTFLTIMHMQIKQEDPKKEILLAMLMVDKEKKGYVMASDLRSKLTSLGEKLTHKEVDDLFREADIEPNGKVKYDEFIHKITLPGRDY; translated from the exons ATG GCCAAGTTTCTTTCCCAAGACCAAATTAATG AGTACAAGGAATGCTTCTCCCTGTATGACAAGCAGCAGAGGGGGAAGATAAAAGCCACCGACCTCATGGTGGCCATGAGGTGCCTGGGGGCCAGCCCGACGCCAGGGGAGGTGCAGCGGCACCTGCAGACCCACGGGATAG ACGGAAATGGAGAGCTGGATTTCTCCACTTTTCTGACCATTATGCACATGCAAATAAAACAAGAAGACccaaagaaagaaattcttcTAGCCATGTTGATGGTGGACAAGGAGAAGAAAGGTTACGTCATGGCGTCCGACCTGCGGTCAAAACTCACGAGTCTGGGGGAGAAGCTCACCCACAAGGAAG TGGATGATCTCTTCAGGGAAGCAGATATCGAACCCAATGGCAAAGTGAAGTATGATGAATTTATCCACAAGATCACCCTTCCTGGACGGGACTATTGA
- the CALML4 gene encoding calmodulin-like protein 4 isoform 4 (isoform 4 is encoded by transcript variant 4), producing MHMQIKQEDPKKEILLAMLMVDKEKKGYVMASDLRSKLTSLGEKLTHKEVDDLFREADIEPNGKVKYDEFIHKITLPGRDY from the exons ATGCACATGCAAATAAAACAAGAAGACccaaagaaagaaattcttcTAGCCATGTTGATGGTGGACAAGGAGAAGAAAGGTTACGTCATGGCGTCCGACCTGCGGTCAAAACTCACGAGTCTGGGGGAGAAGCTCACCCACAAGGAAG TGGATGATCTCTTCAGGGAAGCAGATATCGAACCCAATGGCAAAGTGAAGTATGATGAATTTATCCACAAGATCACCCTTCCTGGACGGGACTATTGA
- the CALML4 gene encoding calmodulin-like protein 4 isoform 3 (isoform 3 is encoded by transcript variant 3): MVAMRCLGASPTPGEVQRHLQTHGIDGNGELDFSTFLTIMHMQIKQEDPKKEILLAMLMVDKEKKGYVMASDLRSKLTSLGEKLTHKEVDDLFREADIEPNGKVKYDEFIHKITLPGRDY, from the exons ATGGTGGCCATGAGGTGCCTGGGGGCCAGCCCGACGCCAGGGGAGGTGCAGCGGCACCTGCAGACCCACGGGATAG ACGGAAATGGAGAGCTGGATTTCTCCACTTTTCTGACCATTATGCACATGCAAATAAAACAAGAAGACccaaagaaagaaattcttcTAGCCATGTTGATGGTGGACAAGGAGAAGAAAGGTTACGTCATGGCGTCCGACCTGCGGTCAAAACTCACGAGTCTGGGGGAGAAGCTCACCCACAAGGAAG TGGATGATCTCTTCAGGGAAGCAGATATCGAACCCAATGGCAAAGTGAAGTATGATGAATTTATCCACAAGATCACCCTTCCTGGACGGGACTATTGA